In Thalassoglobus sp. JC818, a single window of DNA contains:
- a CDS encoding acyl-CoA thioesterase: MARYHEFSHTVRDEDIDPQNHANNVAYLEWMQSAAIDHSATQGWSTQRYRENGWAWVVRSHFIEYRRPALLGDELTIHTWVADMKKFSSLRKYEIVFSESGKLVARAETNWAFVTTEAGRLIAIPDDVAQSFEVSPDRPPA; encoded by the coding sequence ATGGCACGCTATCACGAGTTCTCGCACACAGTGCGTGACGAGGATATCGACCCGCAGAATCACGCGAACAATGTTGCTTACCTTGAATGGATGCAGTCGGCAGCGATCGATCATTCAGCGACTCAGGGTTGGTCGACGCAGCGCTACCGGGAGAATGGTTGGGCATGGGTCGTCCGGTCGCACTTCATCGAGTATCGCCGACCAGCACTTCTGGGCGATGAGCTGACGATCCATACCTGGGTCGCGGACATGAAGAAATTCAGCTCTCTTCGCAAATACGAGATTGTCTTCAGTGAGTCCGGGAAGTTGGTGGCCCGGGCTGAAACGAACTGGGCGTTCGTAACGACGGAAGCCGGTCGGCTCATCGCGATCCCCGATGATGTCGCTCAGTCTTTTGAAGTCAGTCCTGATCGGCCGCCGGCATGA